The DNA segment ATCTCCTTGTTGATCTACtgtgaaattatgaaaataaaatgcttcaattattttgtttctatcACAGACATGCACAGACAGtataaaaaatgatagaaaacaacTCAGTTTCCTTTTGTAAATGTATTACAAGCTGGGCGACTTTATTGTACAAAATTACATAAATGATTCtagaaaataaacacataacatattttaagaagACGTACATGgcattggaaaaaaatactaatttgCATATGAACAAGCGCGGCATCTAGCCGATGATGCCGCCCATTATGCCGACGGGTGCTGGAAACTCCCCGTTGACCAGGAACGGATGGTTCCAATTCCAGGCGTCTGAGCGACCCAGAACGCAGCAGGCGATCGGGGCGCCCGCGTTCCCGTCGTGCCGGCTTGACGGCGCCTGTCCTCGTCCCATATCGTCAGGTCCTTCGTGTATCTGAAGTATATTGTAAGATAAATCAGAATTTGCAAAATTTTGTACTgaacataatgaaaaaaatcattttaatgacaaataaATGATAAGCTGGTCATCGGGTAATCTTTAACGCACCCTTAGGTAATGTCTGATAAGTGGTTTTGACATAATACCGCCTACCTTAGGAGCTTTACGACTACAGaactaaataaacatgcataaaaaatgcatacataccACTATGGATCTACCCATGATGCCCCGTTCACCGACCAGCATCAGGTTCTGTACGTTGAACGTGGTGTCGATGATTCCGTTGTTCGTCTGACGCAGGTTCCCGAAATCACCGTCGTGGCGCATCGTCCTGGAGAGTAAATGCGGGCTACAGCTACACAAGTTGTGcttattacaataaaaatatgtaattgtcCGCATGAAACCTGAGTTTATTTATTACAGGTAGCTATCTGTACAGTACTTGAAAATTACCAGTATGTACCAGAGAAAGTATATTCAACctaatcttaattattaataaacagCGATACAAGTCtcagttgggggggggggggtatctgAATCACTGTATACGCTCATACATTTCAATGAGCCTTCAATATGCGAGTGCTCTCATCAGTTTTTCACAACATGTTATATGGGGTGGAAGGGAGATGTCCCCTCCCGTAAAAATACAGTAATGGAATAACCATAGTTTGCATACTGAACAACAAAAATCAGTGTAATAACGTTGCATGTATAAACACACACTCAATTTTGCCACCGTTGAACGTGACGTCGTTGTACAAAAACCCTTACCTATCAATAGAGGCGGGTCCGCCGTGCCTGGACACGCCGTCCATGTCGAAGTGAGGCCCGGCGCTGTAGCAGTCGCGCGCCGTGTCCCCCCACTGGTGCACGTGCATCGCGTGCTCGGCGTCGTTCATCATGCTCTCCGGAAGACCATAAACTTGCACGCGAACCTGCATTAGCGGCGGTGTctgtaattataaaataaaataagtataggtaaatataaaaataacatgcgATTTCACatctattattaataattaaaattgttatataattatgcgTTCTACATGTTTATTGTACCATGTCGTATCATAGGAAAAAAAGAAGTAGTGTCAAATTTACTTTAGATAGAAATGAAGCATATAGAAAGGCATCCGTTTAAGAATTTTGAAGGATAAACATCTGTAAAAGTGTACAACGtatctgtattttttataataacatgaatGAATACCCACCATTTGCATGTCCTGCCTGACGTCGACGCGGCCTTTGACGGGCGTGTACGTATTGTTGAAGTAGCACGTGGCGTGCACGACACTCGACGTCGTCACGAACGGCCGGCCTGGCTCTGAAAAAAAACGTGTAAAATCAGGGATTTAAAGCCATCAGGGCAATGTCAAGAATTTAGAATCGTTCACAGTCGGTGAACAAACAAAGGgttctttttgttttcatgttagCACCAACAGTTACTTGTAATCCAAAAAGCCATTAAAATGCGCATTGTTTATGTTCAATGTCAATTACCGTTATAGGCACGTTTTATGGTAATAGGCGATCTTAATTGTAAAGGTGTTATGATGTATATGTTAAGATTGCCTCCATAAAGTGGACATAAAAGCCGGTAATAATAAGaaaattttgctttatttatgtCAAAACACATGTCGCTTAATGACGTATGTAATTAAATATGTCAATGTAAAGGACAGAGCATAGCGCTAATGAACACAGAAAGatacattattatttcttgtaatAACTTCTAGAAATTATGAATGATCAAACTAACTTTTTATAAGTTATGTACAGTTTATGGTTCTGtcagtatttttattatgatgAATTTATATAACGCTAGCTAAAAAACAATTTAACCCACGAAGGGCACACAATatttgttggtgtttttttacatgtttactcaTGTAAGATATCTTCAAGCCGCTTATGAAAAACTTATATTACCAGATACTAAAATGAgttgcttgttttgtgcaaaacacGAGCAGTTTACAATACGTCTGTTGTATCGCCTATATAACCTCAGTATAAAAATGTTGACGTCAATATCCGCTGAGCAAACCCTTACCTGGTCTCATCCCGGGGGGTACCATTGGGGCTCTGGGGCCGACCTGTCCCCACCCCGTCCCGCACACAATTGCGAACACGAACAGCACCGGTATTTTCATGATCCTTGTCCGATTGTATTCTTAATGTTTAGACAATAATGTTCTTTAAGTAATCAACAAACACGTGACAATTACACAAACAATGAtcgttatttttgttattcaatattagtTACCTCCGATccccaaaaaaaatacaaaatagtcGTATACATAACACTACTTCATATATATGTGAACTTACAAAACATTACGATTTGGTAGTGATAGGCGGTGACTACAGTTTGTGTCCCGCCTTCGACCCGCCCAATCGACCCTTGATCGATGAtcgaaaaacaataaaacacttccCCGTTCCCCAGGTGACGTCCTTCATTTGACGGAATGAACAAACGTAATAACCTCGTGTAAATAGCCTGAAGCCAAGGTAAAACAGTAATACTGAAGGCATGTTATTACGTGTTGACGCGCATTGactaaacaaatgtttttgataattattgatatatgaTTCACTTATATGTTAAACTGAGATGAACTAGTGTTTCTTAAATTCACATAGAGGTAATTTGTTGATTGCTGTGTTAAGATCGTACTTTATTTCACTCGGGGCCAtagacaaatatattttatacgaGTGGCGATGCGACGAATTGAAACATAGTTATAGCATCCctagtgaaataaaatacgatcttacactaaggTCAACAAATATTCTGTCCCTCCACTCACAGTTTTGAGCGCAGGTGTCTTAGCCTGTCATTCCGATTTGTGTAGAAAACACACAATACTACACATTTGTCAATAAACTTTCATTAGTGCATTTATGCTCCAACTAATAGAAGTAAATGTACAATCCAAATTAAAAGAACTATGACCAAATTACACGGATCTCCATTAATTTCTAAGCAATTTTAACGAATGTGGACGAACagtgcattaaaacagtttttcaaGATTTCGAGTTTGTGTCTTTTTCTTTCCTTTGTCTTTTTGATGTCCCTTTTATTTGCCCCGTTATAGGGACGATGGGGCCCGGGCCATCCCCATGGGTCCttacaacattcaaaaacaataatatccTAAAAAGTATGCATGCGGTTATCAAgttacaaaataacaattttaacaaaaatgtttagatatttagAATAGCagaacatgtatattgttgCATGGTTATCGACGTATATATAAcgcatatatatgttaaatatatctgAGATTGATTTTTTCATTGTACTCAATCACTTTCAATGTCAGATATCAGTCTGATTCGCGTGTAAAACTGAAGAATGAAGACCAGGGAGAAGGATTTGTAGTTGATTTTTCGGGAAGTTCGAATTACAAAGTCAGACAGtttcaaaacatattacatacaatctATGTTTCGGGCATTCGTTTTCGTTTGTAATGAGTTTATATGAAAGCAGACATTCAGCTCTTAACAAcagcaatatcaatacaaaacatggCACATCATACATAGAAgagagaaaagaaaaatatatttccaaaatatcatgttatattGGTGAATGTTTCATCTATATTAAGCTTAATTCTTTTTACCCGTTTCCATGTTAGATTTTAAATTCACTGCTGTGCTTAATTTTAGTGAAAagtggggagggggggggggggggggagttcCCGAGAGACTAACTGTGCTTTATGTTTGGTTTAGTCTGGGAGCCAACTGCCATTTTTCCCCTTAACCTTGCATTgttgtattaagtttttttactgTTGATATTTCGGCAATCCACATGATACCTTGCATCAGCTGCGTGAAGGTCACTTACAGTGCTATGTGCCCTTTGCCGCACAACTTCTGATAACTCATCCTGACGCCGTTCGCAGGCTTCAAGTATAGTTTGCTTGAGTGAATTCTTGCCACCTGCGCTGCCTATTTCCCGACATGAATATGCTGGTCGCCAACGTTTTGGGTTTTTCGGATCTTTTGACCCCTAAAACCTATGTATAGAGACAAAAATCACCTTCCTATGATGAACAGGTAGGGAGTTATggtcatttatatataatggcggccatcttggacgccatcttgaatttCTCAAATTGCTCAAAGGTGACAACATGTCATCAAGCAGTTTCTGAAAATAGAGACCCTTGGCTACCAAAATcaacagtaaaaaaaacttaatacaacAAGGCAGGGTCAACCATCTCTGCCGCCGGACTGCACTAGCTCTCTACGATATCCAATATATTTACGTGGCACAGAAACATTCTGGTTTCTAATCTAAATACCCCCAAAAGCCTGTACCGTCTTAACTTTATTGGAAGTATGAGGCCAGGGATTGACCATCTGCAACTAGACTATCGATGCTGTAATaatagtaaaattaaaatgtcaaacaaacgTTCGATTTGAAATAAGTGAAATCTGAGGGTAAGATGATTATAATTGGCCCAAGGTGCAAAgagaaataagtttatttagtatttaataTGAACAAATAAGCAGCTAAAAATTTGTTCTGGTTCCCGGCATCTAATCATACAGTTAGTTTGCGTATCAGAaaggggaaggaactccagactacTAAAAATTGGGCCGTTTGTTTTTGGCCGTTTTAACTCAAgttcttttaaaataacaaaaactgtGAAAGTAGCAAAACCCGGAAATAGCAACCGTGTAGATTTGTGAGCAGGTAATTTCCAATattctttattaattttaaaaatgacattctGAACAACTAGTGattaaaagtaatgtttttcgtgaaaacaaaattcaatgcGTTCGAAAAAAATACTCTACGTTTAAGCGAAAACGTAgcgaaattattttattgaccCACATAATTTGCCatatagtccacctaaatggccgtcaatgagtcttttgaggatttttagactatggcagactagAGTTAGAGGGATACatatgaaatgtcaaaataataaaaaaagtatccctgatatctcattattgtagctaatttGCAATATATTCCACAGGACAAGGTTTTTTAAAAGTACTTAGGCAGAAGCgccaaaatgtatttgttttgacaaatgGAGTTGAGTCTTTTTGTTTCGCAAATTTTTATTGAAGCACATTATAAAAGCCAAATTAAGGTCTCTCTTCAATCGTTCGAAACAGCTTTAATCTAACAAAAACTGTTGATTATACGGATGCAGGACTAAGTGAACCTGTAAGTATAACAGTGaatcatgttaaaaaatataggGTGTCCAccaaaatttcataaaaaaatatgtgtttttttacttcattttattcattgattaaattaaagggactgtactcggtctccgtatgatgaaatagcgaaaaaaatttttttgtcgaaaactgacataaacttggtatcgatgtgaacaatgcattaaaacttactaactgaaatACCACacagtttacaattaatttatttttcacatttttttcgtatttttccattaaaaaagattacaaggtatgtctacctagtagaattcactccttatgcgtgattggctagtcgatgttatcacgtgatattaccaggttaggtatatagcttaaatattccaagtgtttagggtaagccttcgtagcacagtaaATACAACACCGGACTGCAATTCGACACCAgctcgaacccggtctccgacacatttttttttttacattttttgaaattttttacaattatgatatcaaagagtgaaacatttttttaaataattgtcctgagattcgtgaaagtaaaaaacattttttttggtgccaatctggtgtacagtcctgTCAAATTTAGATGCAATCTATAGGCTTTGTTCTTGAAGACTTTCCTTGTCAGGATTTTGTCTTTTTGGGGAAATGGCTCTAACGCGCCATTTACAAATCTCCACATTGCAAAAAATTAGTTACATTATTCACATTACGAAATTCCTTGGTCATTTACTTAAACTCAATCTATGGAACCTGTTTTTTTTCtggatatattatttaatattaatcattatttatcaaaatatgtatagAATTAAGTGCTGACAAATATCTTAGACATCAGTCTAACTGCTATTCAACGTAACCAAAGCCGGCAGAGTACACCATCGAGGAGACTGGGTTTTAGTACATTCAAAGACTTCACAAAAGTTTTTATTTGGTGACATGGTGAATTCCCTAGCTGATTGGCTGTGGTGATCCTTGCAAAAAATGTTGTCTCAGATCACGTTTAGTGTCAAACCCTTAAGTACTGTTAAGAGACAGTTTTACATGACCAAACAATATGTATCACTTGACCATACTTCAGAAACAATGACATTACACAACTGATAGAGGAAATTCTGCTAGACCTTTTCTACAGAAAGAGGGTTTTTAAAGGACTTAGGTGTCCTTACTACAAAACCCTAGAATAAGGTAAAagattaaagtaaaataattccTGTTCACAGTTTGTAACCACTTTGATATGATAAAGTACAGGCAACTGAGTTGAACTAAGCACAGATGGTATTCAGACTGAATGAGTTTAAGCTGGTCTATTTTTTCCAAAGAAAAAATGTCCATGTATTGCCATAACCTTGTAGCTGGCTCATATGGGCTCTACTGAGACGGTAAAAGAGATATATACACCCTCCttataataactttttattaaatagaATGATACGTTTATAGAATGATACGTTTAGCCATTTTATACAAActctttgacattttttgtgaaagtaTGGTAACCTAATTCCTATACTAGTTGTCGATGAAAATATGTTGGACccttaaatttccatttttcttcTGAATGATTATCTTTTTAtccataatgtttattttgaaccAATATTGAGTCAAATGATATTGCGCCACATGACTCCTGCTATTCTTCATCATATTCTCTGCTGCCTCTTCCACTCGATATATTAAAAAACAGAGGGCCaccaaacaaacaagaaaaaccACAGATCTATGCCCTTTTGCTTAGGGTTCTCAATTTCATCTGAATTATGCGAGTTCTTAAGGCAATTTCAGAAATAAGTCCATGGATTGCCAAATGTGAATAAATGCtattaaaggttttttttaggtattttttttttattttgataaaaattaataaattgtatgGAATCCCAATCAGAATCTGGCTGGTTCAAAATCAAAGGCCACACAAATGCTTTGTACAGGgtttgaccttgacttttgtgtttttttgccaGGTTTATAGCTTCTACACCAATGGTAGTCATAATTACATTGTTCATTTTAAGGCAACATCAGAACCagtaatatttgtatattgggACAGCTCTTTTATGGCTTATTTTGGGCCACTGTATTTTGTAGATTCCCCTTTTGTGTCTCCTGCCCCCAGACTATTGTTGTGAGTTATATTTGGCTAACTTAAATGCGTTTTGTTGTGCTTGCATCTCAGTATTAAgtgttatattcatatatattttttaaattcccTAATTTGTTGATTTAACATGCAAAATTCCCTTTAAACACACCCTCCCTTTTCCCAAAAGTGTTTGTATCTTGTC comes from the Mya arenaria isolate MELC-2E11 chromosome 13, ASM2691426v1 genome and includes:
- the LOC128212773 gene encoding uncharacterized protein LOC128212773, whose product is MKIPVLFVFAIVCGTGWGQVGPRAPMVPPGMRPEPGRPFVTTSSVVHATCYFNNTYTPVKGRVDVRQDMQMTPPLMQVRVQVYGLPESMMNDAEHAMHVHQWGDTARDCYSAGPHFDMDGVSRHGGPASIDRTMRHDGDFGNLRQTNNGIIDTTFNVQNLMLVGERGIMGRSIVIHEGPDDMGRGQAPSSRHDGNAGAPIACCVLGRSDAWNWNHPFLVNGEFPAPVGIMGGIIG